The sequence CCACGTTTTCCAGCTTGTGGCCGAGGTCTTCGCTGACCACTTCACCGCCGGTCACAGCAGCGATGTCGCGCAGCATTTCCTTGCGGCGGTCACCGAAGCCAGGAGCCTTCACGGCGGCGATGTTCAGGGTACCGCGCAGCTTGTTGACCACCAGGGTCGCCAGCGCTTCGCCGTCCACGTCTTCGGCGATGATCAGGAGGGGGCGGCCGGTCTGGGCCACTTTTTCCAGCACGGGCAGCAGGTCCTTCAGGGCGCTGATCTTCTTCTCGTTGATCAGGATGAAGGGATTTTCCAGCACGGCTTCCATGCTCTCGGTGTTGGTGATGAAGTAGGGGCTGATGTAGCCCTTGTCGAACTGCATGCCTTCCACCACGTCCACTTCGGTGTCGAAGCCTTTGCTCTCTTCGATAGTGATGACGCCTTCTTTGCCCACCTTGTCCATGGCGGAGGCGATTTCTTCACCCACCTGGGGGTCGTTGGCGGAGATGCCGGCCACCTTCTTGATGGCGTCGCTGTCTTCTACCGGCACGGCCAGCTTCTGGATTTCCTCGATGGCGGCGGCCACGGCCTTTTCGATACCGCGCTTGAGGGCCAGGGGGTTGGCACCAGCGGCCACGTTGCGCAGGCCTTCTTTGACCACGGCCTGACCCAGCACGGTGGCGGTGGTGGTGCCGTCACCCGTGATGTCGTTGGTCTTGCTGGCGACTTCTTTCAGCAGCTGCGCGCCGATGTTCTCCAGCTTGTCTTCCAGCTCCACTTCCTTGGCGACGGTCACGCCGTCCTTGGTAATGGTGGGGCTGCCGAACTTCTTCTCGATGACCACGTTGCGGCCACGCGGGCCAAGGGTCACTTTGACAGCGTTGGCGACAGCGTTGACGCCACGCTCCATGCTGCGGCGGGCCGATTCGTCGAATACCAGTTGTTTAGGCATGATGTTGCTCCTTTGAGAAATAAGAGGTCAGAAACCTGGGGGCGGCTTACCTGCTGGCCCTCTGCACTGCGGGCAGAACCCGGCGGCGCAAAGGGCAAAGCAGGGTTACTCCACGATGGCGAGGATGTCGCGCTCGGACAGCAGGGAGTAGTCCTTGCCTTCCACGCTGACTTCGGTGCCGCCGTACTTGGCGAAGTAGACGGTGTCGCCCACGTTCACTTCCAGGGCCACGCGCTGACCGTTGTCCAGCAGCTTGCCGGTGCCGACAGCCACAACCTTGCCGCGCTGGCTCTTTTCCTTGGCGGT is a genomic window of Deinococcus proteolyticus MRP containing:
- the groL gene encoding chaperonin GroEL (60 kDa chaperone family; promotes refolding of misfolded polypeptides especially under stressful conditions; forms two stacked rings of heptamers to form a barrel-shaped 14mer; ends can be capped by GroES; misfolded proteins enter the barrel where they are refolded when GroES binds), yielding MPKQLVFDESARRSMERGVNAVANAVKVTLGPRGRNVVIEKKFGSPTITKDGVTVAKEVELEDKLENIGAQLLKEVASKTNDITGDGTTTATVLGQAVVKEGLRNVAAGANPLALKRGIEKAVAAAIEEIQKLAVPVEDSDAIKKVAGISANDPQVGEEIASAMDKVGKEGVITIEESKGFDTEVDVVEGMQFDKGYISPYFITNTESMEAVLENPFILINEKKISALKDLLPVLEKVAQTGRPLLIIAEDVDGEALATLVVNKLRGTLNIAAVKAPGFGDRRKEMLRDIAAVTGGEVVSEDLGHKLENVGMDMLGSAATVRITKDETTIVDGKGEQSQIDSRVNAIKAELDSTDSDYAREKLQERLAKLAGGVAVIRVGAATETELKEKKHRYEDALSTARSAVEEGIVAGGGTTLLRVIPAVRRAAEGLEGDEATGARILIRALEEPARQIAANAGEEGSVIVNAVINSDKVRYGFNAATGEYVEDMVAAGIVDPAKVTRTALQNAASIGALILTTEAIVADKPEPEKAPAGAPDMGGMGGMDF
- the groES gene encoding co-chaperone GroES gives rise to the protein MLKPLGDRVLVEIIEEAEQKTAGGLYVPDTAKEKSQRGKVVAVGTGKLLDNGQRVALEVNVGDTVYFAKYGGTEVSVEGKDYSLLSERDILAIVE